A region of Asterias amurensis chromosome 20, ASM3211899v1 DNA encodes the following proteins:
- the LOC139952471 gene encoding C-type lectin domain family 4 member M-like, producing the protein MLASKLLGVVGIFMMANYAAVNGRCWKPCPPTWSQWQDKCYKMHDADVTWEEGKQICVELGGVMVVPQSKEELQHLINMCSCQRPWFWIGCNDIDAEGTWVCLDGEGTIDLQDKRWTDGEPNNSGGNQDCAVGRADYAGWDDADCGNTRKLICQRPIAPALLLL; encoded by the exons ATGTTGGCaagcaaactgctgggtgttGTTGGTATATTTATGATGGCAAACTACGCTGCTGTAAACGGGCGGTGTTGGAAGCCATGCCCTCCTACTTGGAGCCAGTGGCAAGACAAATGCTACAAGATGCATGATGCCGACGTTACATGGGAAGAGGGAAAGCAGATTTGTGTTGAGTTGGGTGGGGTGATGGTTGTCCCTCAATCCAAAGAAGAGTTACAACACCTCATCAACATGTGCAGCTGCCAAAGGCCATGGTTCTGGATTGGTTGCAACGACATTGACGCCGAAG GTACTTGGGTGTGTTTGGATGGTGAAGGTACTATTGACCTGCAGGACAAGAGATGGACGGATGGTGAGCCAAATAATTCTGGAGGCAACCAAGACTGCGCTGTAGGCAGGGCTGACTATGCAGGCTGGGACGATGCGGATTGTGGAAACACACGCAAGTTAATCTGTCAGCGCCCCATTGCACCAGCACTGTTGCTTCTGTGA